A window of the Vigna angularis cultivar LongXiaoDou No.4 chromosome 3, ASM1680809v1, whole genome shotgun sequence genome harbors these coding sequences:
- the LOC108324021 gene encoding LOW QUALITY PROTEIN: uncharacterized protein LOC108324021 (The sequence of the model RefSeq protein was modified relative to this genomic sequence to represent the inferred CDS: inserted 2 bases in 1 codon): MATLSSIISLSSLPPLRRHPSLSPFPHSLSLSFSRTKPRSPFLLIASSAHSSDDFTSKSKKSVLTEAIQEIEPLDVSHIQKDVPPATAAAMKRIISGMLGLLPSDQFHVVIEALWEPLSKLLISSMTTGYTLRNAEYRLFLEKNLEMFDIEKPKEETTKVDLQGLMHDSVNVIDFGRNRNLSSKVEKLREDVDIQDLGEISAEAQQYIFDLQSRLSSMKKELHEVKRKSAALQMQQFRGEEKNDLLNYLRSLKTEQVAQLSEFSSPELKEIMLSVVHGLLATLSPKMHSKPSTMSEVGPKNVRSEDCAEVVENSALPFQPVISLTRDYLARLLFWCVLLGYYLRGLECRMELMDLXLTSEAENDVPGSQPIA; this comes from the exons ATGGCaaccctttcctccatcatctccctttcttctcttcctcctcTCCGTCGCCACCCTTCTCTTTCACCCTTTCCTCACTCTCTTTCTCTATCATTCTCTCGCACAAAACCTCGTTCTCCCTTTCTCCTTATTGCTTCTTCTGCCCATTCTTCCGATGATTTCACCTCCAAATCCAAG AAATCAGTGCTCACTGAGGCGATACAAGAGATAGAACCGCTGGATGTTAGCCACATCCAGAAAGATGTTCCACCAGCAACAGCGGCTGCCATGAAAAGGATTATATCTGGAATGCTGGGCCTGCTTCCATCTGATCAATTTCACGTTGTCATTGAGGCTTTGTGGGAACCCCTCTCCAAGTTGCTGATTTCTTCAATGACGACTGG GTATACGCTACGCAATGCTGAATATAGGCTTTTCCTTGAGAAAAATCTTGAAATGTTTGATATAGAGAAGCCAAAGGAAGAAACTACGAAGGTGGACTTACAAGGGTTAATGCATGACAGTGTAAATGTGATTGACTTTGGTAGAAATAGGAATTTGTCTTCCAAAGTTGAAAAGCTTCGTGAGGATGTTGACATTCAAGACCTTGGTGAAATATCTGCAGAAGCTCAGCAATATATTTTCGATTTGCAATCTCGTTTGTCTTCCATGAAAAAG GAGCTACATGAAGTAAAGAGGAAAAGTGCTGCTCTTCAAATGCAACAATTTCGGGGAGAGGAAAAGAATGATTTATTGAATTACTTGAGATCTCTTAAAACTGAACAG GTAGCTCAGCTTTCAGAATTTTCATCCCCTGAGCTGAAGGAAATCATGCTCTCTGTTGTCCATGGTCTTCTTGCTACCCTTTCTCCTAAAATGCATTCTAAACCTTCCACCATGTCAGAAGTTGGGCCCAAAAATGTTAGAAGTGAGGATTGTGCTGAGGTTGTTGAGAACTCTGCTCTTCCTTTTCAGCCTGTTATTTCCTTGACTAGGGACTATCTTGCCCGCCTGCTGTTTTG GTGCGTGCTGCTGGGATACTATCTTAGAGGCCTGGAGTGTAGAATGGAATTGATGGATTT CTTGACAAGTGAGGCTGAGAATGATGTCCCTGGCAGTCAACCAATTGCTTGA